The Prosthecobacter debontii genomic sequence ATGAAGATGTCTTCACCCATGGTGTAGCCGGCTTTCTCGATCGCCTGAGCGATGACTTCCAGCGCGTGGCTGGCGCTCTTCAGCGTCGGAGCGAAACCGCCTTCGTCACCCACAGCGGTGTTCAGGCCCAGATCATGAAGGATCTTCTTCAGGGCGTGGAACACTTCAGCACCGTAGCGCAGAGCTTCGGAGAAGGTCGGAGCGCCTTTTGGCATGATCATGAACTCTTGGAAGTCAATCGGAGCATCGGAGTGAGCACCACCGTTGATGATGTTCATCATCGGCACGGGCAGCACCTTAGCGTTTGGTCCGCCGATGTACTTGTAAAGAGGCTGACCCAGAGCTGCGGCAGCCGCTTTGGCAGTCGCCAAGGAAGCGCCGAGAATGGCATTGGCACCCAGCTTGGCTTTGGTTGGAGTGCCATCGATTTCCAGCATGGCCTTGTCAATCGCGACCTGATCCAGGGCGCTACTGCCGATGATGGCGTCTGCGATCTCGTTGTTCACGCTATCCACGGCCTTGAGCACGCCCTTGCCGAGGTAACGCTTCTTGTCGCCATCGCGCAGTTCCAAAGCTTCGTGTTCACCCGTGCTCGCACCACTTGGCACAGCAGCGCGACCGATTGCGCCCCCCTCCAGCATCACATCCACCTCCACGGTGGGGTTTCCGCGCGAGTCGAGAACTTCGCGCCCAGTCACTGCTACAATGGTCAGATCGTCCATGGTTCGATATATTTAAGTATGCTTAATCTTCGGGAGTTTGGCAAGCGGGGTTCTGAGAATCCACGATTGCCGGGCTTTGATAGCAGGAAATGCACCTGTCTCAACCGGAGATATTGCCCACAGAGGGCGGAACCATACGAAATGAGGACGGATTCGAAAATCCGTCCTCATACATCCATCTCAATTTGAGGCTAAATCGCTGATTACCGGCGAATCGTCGCCGGCAGAGCTTTCTCCAGAGCTGCCAGAATGCGTGCGTGAGCGGCATCCACTTCGGCGGTCTCCAGAGTTTTGTCCGCCGAACGATAGGTCAGCGTCCAGGCCAGAGATTTTCGGTCAGCGGGCAGTTTTGCACCGGTCGGATCGGCAAAGACATCGAACAGCTCCGTTTTCATCAAGAGCGGTTCTTTGATGCCGTTGAAGAAGGTGTTCACTTTGGTATTGGCGAGATCGGCAGGCAATTCGAAGGCCACGTCACGGGTCACTGCGGGGAAACGTGGAAGATCCTCAAACTTGGCTGGGCCGGAGCTACCCTGGCGCAGTGCGCTGAGTAGCAACTCAGCCACATACACCGGATGACGGGCATCAATCTGCCGAGCACGCGCCGGGTGAAGCTGGGCAATCCAGCCCAAAACACGGTTCCCTGCTTTCAACTCGTGATGCAGGAGGAAGGAACCGTTGTCGGCCAGGGGTTTGACTTCCAAACTGGTCACTCCAGGGAGTGATTCAATCAAACCACGAAGATCAAACGCATCCACGGCTTTCGGCTCCTTGCCATGCCAGGAGCTTGTCGCCGCAGGACCGCTAAGCAGGATGGAGATACGATCTTCTTCACGGGTTTGACCATTCGGCAACTTGAGGAACACACGACCGGACTCAAAGAAACGCAGCCGTTGAGCCCCTTGGCGGATGTTCAGCGCAGCGGTTGAGAGCAGCCCAGGAATCAACGAAGGCCGCAGGGTGGTGTGATCTTCACTGAGCGGGTTTTTCAGAGCTACACTGACTGAAGTCGGGTTCGCATGACCGAGGCTGTCGCCAATCTGAGCGGTGGAGATCAGGCGCAACGTCTGGGCTTCATGGTAACCGCGATTGGCCAAAGCCAGACGAAGCTGCATGACGTGGTCGTATTGACGATCCGTTGCATCGCCATTGGCCAGAACGGCCACATTGCGAGAAGGCACACGATCCAAGCCGACCACACGTGCCACTTCCTCGACGAGATCCACGCCGCGCACGAGGTCGAGACGATAGCTTGGGATGCTCCAGACGGTCTGCCCATCGGCCTCGGAGGTTTTATTCAAGCCGAGTTTGGTGAGGATGGCGTGAGCTTCCTCGGCCTTCAAATCAGGCATACCTAACAAGCGATGTGCTCTAGCTTCATCCAGAGTGACATCATTGACCAAGACAGGAGCTTCACCCGCGACAGCCACCGTTTCTTCGACAGTGCCCCCCGCGATTTCCAAAATGAGTTTCACAGCCAGCTCGGAAGCTCCCTGAACCTGTTGAGGGTCCACACCACGTTCAAAACGATAGCTGGAGTCCGAGTGGATGCCCAAACGACGAGATGTGCGGCGAATGCCGGAAGGTGTGAAATAGGCGCTTTCCAGCAGCATGTTTACGGTGGTTTCCGTCACTCCTGTTTCTTCCCCCCCCATCACCCCAGCAATGGCCACAGGGCGTTGACTGTCGGCGATGACCAGGTCTTCTGCAAGGAGGGTTGGCTCAGAGCCATCAAGGGCGAGAATCTTCTCTCCTTCAGCAGCACGACGCACAACGATGCCGCCCTGGAGTTTATCCAGATCAAAGGCGTGCAGAGGCTGTCCCATCTCCATGAGCACGTAGTTAGTGATGTCCACCACGTTATTGATGGGGCGCAGGCCGATGCTCTCCAAGCGGCTCTTCAACCACTCTGGGCTCGGGCCGACCTTGATGCCTTTGATGATGCGAGCCGTGTAATAGGAACAGCCATCCGTGTCTTGCAGACTGACTTCGGCATCTTTCGCGACGCGTGTCCCAGCCGTGGCCTGAGCGTGATCACGTTCGCCTTTGAGAGGCAAGCCTGTCAGCGCAGCCAATTCACGAGCCAAACCCAGGTGGCTCAACAGGTCGGGGCGATTCGGGGTAATTTCGAGATCGAAGACGGTATCGGAAGCGATGATCTCCTTCAGCGGCTTACCCGTGGGCAAGGAGGCATCGAGAATCATCAAACCACCGGTGTCTTCACCCAGGCCGATCTCCTTGCCACTGCACATCATGCCGTTGGACACAACATCGCGGAGCTTGCCTTCCTTAATGGTGAATCCACCAGGTAACACAGCTCCAGGGAGAGCGAGAGGCACTTTATCACCAGCCTTGAAGTTCTTCGCGCCGCAAACAATCTGGCGCAGCGTGCCGGAACCATCGTCCACCTGACAGACGCTCAGCTTGTCCGCATTCGGATGCTGAACAAACGAGTCAATCCGAGCCACGACCACTTTGTCCGAGGCCACACCCTTTTCTTCAATGCCCTCGACCTCAATGCCTGCAAAAGTCAGGAGGTCTGAAAGCTGGGCCGTGGTATAACCACTGAGATCAAGATGCGTGCTGAGCCAGGAGAGAGAAACTTGCATGAGGAGAAGGGAAACAGGGCTTTAAAGGACAGGATTTACAAGATTTCAGGATTAACGAAAAGAGATCCAAGAGCTTGTTAGATTCAGTGTAGATCGAGAGGTTCTGAAGAAGATGCTCGGGAACGATACAGACGATTTTTGTGCTTAAATTGAAGACTTGGCGCGCCAAAGTTTAGGATCAGTCCGTCATCAATGCCTGTAGCTGTGAGGTAGTTGACGACCTGAACTTCGTGGGCCTTGACGATGACTTCACAAGATTTCAGTTCAATTAGCAAACGCTTGCCAATGGTAATGACCATGTCTGCTTCGAACTTGCCAACCAGCTTCCCTTTGTAGAAGACATTGATCGGCACTTCGGACTCAAAGGGAATACCCGCCGCAGCAAGCTCGACTTCCAAGCTCCGATGATAAATAGATTCGTTGAAACCTGGGCCCATCACTCGGTGAATCTCCATGGCCATGCCAATCACCTGTTCTGTGAGTTGGTCAATCGTCATAAGTTCAGAGAGAAATCCTGTGAATCCTGAAATCTTGTCAATCCTGTCAAAACCAGGATCGCTACCCATCAGAACTGCTGCAGAAAGCGCACATCATTCTCGATGAGATGGCGGATGTCGCTGATGCCGTGGAGGATCATGGCGAGGCGGTCGAGGCCCATGCCGAAGGCGAAGCCTGTGACCTGCTCAGGATCAAACAGGTTATCGCCACGCTTCTTGCTTACTTCGGCGAAGACCGCCGGGTCCACCATACCGCAACCAGCAATCTCGATCCAGCGAGCTTCCTTGCCTTTGGCTTCCAGCTTCACGTCGATCTCGAAGCTCGGCTCCGTGAAGGGGAAGAAGTGGGGGCGGAAACGCACCACGGTTTTCGGCCCGAACACCTCACGAAAGAAGAACTCTAGCGTGCCTTTCAGATCCGCGAGACTGACATCTTTATCCACATACAGGGCCTCGATCTGATTGAAGACGCTCAGGTGGGTCGCATCAATCTCATCGCGTCGATAAGCAGCACCTGGAGCAATGACACGCACGGGAAGAGCCTTCACCGTTTCCATCGTGCGGATCTGCACCGATGACGTGTGGGTGCGCAGGAGACGACCATCGGGAAGATAGAAGGTATCGCTCTCATTGCGTGCAGGGTGATCTGCCGGAGTGTTCAGAGCATCGAAGCAATGCCACTCGGTTTCGATCTCTGGACCATCAGCCAAGGTGAAACCCATACGGCGCAGCGTGCGCACGGCCAGATCGCGAATCTGAGTCAGCGGATGCAAAGTCCCCACGCCAGCTCCAGGACGACCTGGCAGGCTGAGATCAATACCAACCACAGACGCAGCATCCTTCGCGGCTTGCAGTGCTTCCTGGCGGGTGGAGAGCCCGCCAGAGATGGCTTCGCGGACTTCGTTCAGCTTAGCCCCCACCTCTTTCTTCAGATCTGGCGGGACATCACGCATACCTGCGCTCAGGGCGGTCAGTTTACCTTTTTTACCCAGATAGTCGATGCGAAAGGCCTCCAGCGCGGCTTCATCAGACAACGTGTCGAGTGCGGCCAAAGCCTCGGTTTTGAGAGAGTCGAGTTGAGAGAGCATGGGAAATGAAGGCGGAATCGCCAAAGGGGCCGCGATGATGAGCGTGGAATCGTCCCTGTGCAACCTAGAGGTGAAAGGACTGTCTTTCCGACAATCTGGATATTTTCTGCACACATGACGCTAGGTTTTGCTCCATTCCTGTGTTCTTTGGAGTCCCTTCTCGTCCGTTCCGTCGCCGCCACCTGTGAATCCCACCACTGAAACCAGCCTTCGTTTTACCGGGGATTATCCTGCCCTAGCGGTCTGGGGCTTGGCTTTCGGGCTCGCGGCAGCGATGTGGTTTCTCTATCGCCGTGAAGTGCGCCTTCTGTCGAGTCCACTCGCTTGGGTGCCAGCGGCGTTACGTTCGGCGGCCGTATTCTTAGCCGTCCTCGTGCTGTCAGGGCCGGTATTACGCAACGAAACCACGATGCGCCAGCTTGGCCGCGTGATCCTGGCGATTGATACCTCAGCCAGCATGAACCTGGAGGATGATCCTCCCACTGCGGACGGCGAGCCCCCCCCAACTCGCAGCGAAGCACGGATCACACGCGCCCAAAAGCTGCTTCTCGGCGGCACCTCTCCCCTGCTGGACAAACTCAAAGAGACCCAAGACGTTGAATTGGTGCTCCTCCGCGGTGGCCAAACTCAACGTCTATGGTGGCATCGCCAAGGCGGCAAAGATACCTCGGGGGAGATGCCGCAGAGCTTCGATGTCCCAGCTGATGCAGCCACGACGAACCTAGATTCGGTCCTGAGTGAAGCTGTCGCACCTGTAAGCCCAGGGACCGCGCTCGTGTTGTTTTCTGACGGTCAACACAATGGCCCTGGATCACCTGAAGAATTTGCTTCAACGATGCGCCAATCGGGTGTGCCTATTTTCACCATCGGCTTTGGCAGTGAGATTCCTCCGCCGGATCTGAGCATTCTGAATGTCCTCACTGCCGAATCGGTGTTCGCCGAAGAAAACCTGCAAGGACGCATCCTTGTCAGTGACTCCCTTCCTGCTGGCACTCCCGCGCAAGTTCGAATCACCAGCGCCAGCAAGACGCTGTGGGAGCAAAACTTTTCGGCTGAGGGCAAAGGAGAACGCCGGTTCGACTTTACCATTCCAGTCAAAGAACTGCCAGAGAACTCAGCGACTGCGAACGACAAAACCCTCCGCCGTCTCAATGTCCAAGTGGCAGTCCTAGGCGAGCGCTCCAACATCGAAAAAACCCGGGCCAATAACAATCGAGAAATCGCCCTGCACCTGCTCTCCAAAAAGCGCAAGGTCCTCATTCTCGATGGGCGTCCTCGCTGGGAAACTCGCTACATCCACAACCACTTTGATCGCGATGATCGTTGGGAAGTGAAGCTGGTCTTCAATGATTATGCCGAAAAGTCCGACAGCAGTGCCTTGCGCAAAAACTTCCCGCAAACTCGTGAAGAACTCCTGACCTATGATCTCATCCTGCTGGGTGATGTATCCGTCTCGAATTTCAGCAGCCAGCAGTTGGATTGGCTCGTGGAGTTTGTCGAAAAGCGGGGGGGAGGCCTGATTCTTATCGATGGTGCCCACGGTCACTTGCGCACTTGGGCCCAGGGAAAAACAGCTCCACTGATGCCCATCGTTTGGACTGAAAACGCCGCTACATCGGCTCTCAAGAAGATTTCCTGGAAGCTCTCCAGCGATGGCGAACGAGAGACGGCTCTGCGCCTCAGCGATAGCCCCAGCGCCAACTCGACTCTCTGGCCGACCCTACCCGCCATGCGTTGGTTTTCAGTCGCCAAGGCTCTTCCTGGCTCGACCATACTTGCTCATTTCCAGGCCGCAAATCTCCCCACTGATGAAGGACTCCCTGCGGCAGTCTTCCGCCCCGCAGGTGCTGGTGCCGTGCTTTACATCGGCACGGATGATCTGTGGAGATGGCGTTACCAAGTGGGAGATCTTTATCACCAACGCCTGTGGATGCAGCTCGCCGCGTGGATTTCTGCGCCTCCGTTTCAGGCCGAAGATAGACGATTCTCCATTGGCACCGATCACCTCCGTTACACCCCGGGTGAGCCGTCGGAAATCCGTGTTCGCGTCCGCGATTCGTCGGGAAACCTCATGAGCCAAGCCGAGCCTCGAGCCTTTCTTTACCATGAAGGCAAAGAAGTGGCCACGCTTCAACTTGAGCCGGACCCGACCCACTTCGGCATCTACCGCACCCTCACTCCCCCTCTCAAGAGCGGATCCTATGAAGTCGCGGTCGCAGAAAATGCCTCCGCACCCCGCAGCGATCTTCGACTAAGTCTGCATGTCGCCGATCCCGGCAATCCCGAATGGGCGACGCTGACCATGAATCGCCCCTTGCTCGAAACCATGGCCACCGTCACGGGGGGGCGATTCCTCCGCGAGGAACAAGCAGCCTCCGAACTGCCCCAGTTACTTAAATCGGTGGATCGCAAACAGAGCACCGTGAACGAAACACTCTTGTGGTCGAGTTGGTGGTGGTTTGGGGCCATTATTTCGCTCCTCACCGCTGAGTGGCTCCTACGCAAGCGCCTCAGATTAGTGTAAAACCTAGGAATAAAGCAGTTTTTCAACGCCAGACTTTATCCTTCATCTGGCTTTTTTTGAAAAAGTCGCGCAACGAGATCTCGCTGATTGGAGGAGCATTGATTGCCATGTCCTGAACCCAATGACATGAAATGAATTTACTAAAGCTATCCTTATTATCAACACTTTGTGGCAACTTATCATGACAGAGCCGTGAACCTTCACAAGGACTCACAAGCTACTTCAACCAAGTTATTCACCTAATCAACTGACGCCGACGGCTGAACACCCACGGGGTAGGCACCGAGACTGCTTGGATAAAAGGCTAGACAAAAAGTTAAATTTATAAAATATTAAATCTGCATTAACCTTTTTTAAGGAACGCATGAGCACAACACTTGATCCCACAAGACTGCGTTGGTTGCTAAAGCGCCTTCACAGTGATTTCCCCGGAGTTGATTACGCAACTCTCGTTCGATTAGTCATGCAGGCAGAGCAGACCAGTGATTCTGATGAATCCCTCGAAGCCTACTGTTCCCGTGTCCAAGACATGGTCAGAAAACGTCCCGAAGCTCAACAAGAAGGCCTGATCCGCAGCGCCAAAATTGTTTTGCATCGCACGGTTGCCGAACCGCATTTCTCTTAATCAGTCGTTTTTCGATTCCGATCACCAACGCATCCTTGCCAGCAGTTCGTCGAGCAAGTCACCGCGACTCAGCACGTCCAGCGCTGTTTGAGGATTCGTTGGAGTCGGCATTGAGCTAGGCCCACCAATTCTTTCCCAGGCTTCTCGCGTCAGGGGCGGAGACTCCATCATCTCTGCTTCCTGAACGCGCTGCTTCATTTGTTCAGCAACCGCATCCTCAGGAATGGGCACAAGGGCTTCGGTCAGCCAGACTTTGGCCAGAGCCTCGGTGGCTGGTGCCCCCAACTTGGCATCGTAACCAGGGAAAAAACCGCGTCCGGCGAAGATCAGGGCTGCGGTGCCACCATCCTGCGCCCTTGAAACATCCACATCGTTGAAAAAGCTGATCATCGAACGGCTTTCGGCAAGCTTCCGGACCAAATGGATGGTCTCGACACCCGCCAGCGTCGTTTCGGTTTGTTTGGCTAAGGCACAGGCATAGCCTGCCGATTCACCGATCTGCATCCAGATGGGTTCCAGGCGGATCGCACCCCAAGCCACATGAGTGGAACTGACACACACCGGCACGATCAGGTTATCCACCTCACTCGGCAGCAAAGCCCGATACGGCACCTGGGCCGGAAACGTCTCGTGATGCAGCATCATCTTTCCCTCATCCAGACTCGTGCCAACCTTTCCAGGTGTGCAGGCATGGGTATCCATATACCACTCGGCGAAAGCGATACTGTCCGCGTGAGCCGGTGCTCGATCGGCACCTAGCTTGAGCATGAAATCGTGTTGAGTGATCACGTAGCGCCCCCTCAAACGTCGGGCTTCTCGCACATAAAATTCATGTGGGCGATGACCGTTATCGACAAACTCATCCTTCGCCAAGCCATAAGCACCAAAAAACTTCCGACGCTCCGGCGTCACCGAGGGATCGTTTTGCAGAAAGTAGAGCAGCCCCATCGTCGCATTCCAATGCTGATCCATGACCTGCCGCCGCGTTTTCCAATCTCCCTCCACATATGCTTGATGCGGTCCGATGAGCTGAGGCCTATTCCAGCCTATTTTTTGGTTAGGCAAAGGCGATACGATGGATCCAAACTCCAAGGTCTTGAGAAACTCCGGATCATAATCGGCAGGCTTCTCCACGGGCAACCGATTCGCAGGATCGGAGGTCAATGTGGTTCGATAATTGAAGGCCTGAACATTCGAGTCCCCCTCCCCCGTGCTCTCTGGTTTCACGATGATCTGGAAGCCTGGAAATTGACGCAAGTTCAGCCGATCATGTTTCTCCGCCATCTGCGCCGTGGCCTCATC encodes the following:
- a CDS encoding GxxExxY protein, giving the protein MTIDQLTEQVIGMAMEIHRVMGPGFNESIYHRSLEVELAAAGIPFESEVPINVFYKGKLVGKFEADMVITIGKRLLIELKSCEVIVKAHEVQVVNYLTATGIDDGLILNFGAPSLQFKHKNRLYRSRASSSEPLDLH
- the pheS gene encoding phenylalanine--tRNA ligase subunit alpha, whose protein sequence is MLSQLDSLKTEALAALDTLSDEAALEAFRIDYLGKKGKLTALSAGMRDVPPDLKKEVGAKLNEVREAISGGLSTRQEALQAAKDAASVVGIDLSLPGRPGAGVGTLHPLTQIRDLAVRTLRRMGFTLADGPEIETEWHCFDALNTPADHPARNESDTFYLPDGRLLRTHTSSVQIRTMETVKALPVRVIAPGAAYRRDEIDATHLSVFNQIEALYVDKDVSLADLKGTLEFFFREVFGPKTVVRFRPHFFPFTEPSFEIDVKLEAKGKEARWIEIAGCGMVDPAVFAEVSKKRGDNLFDPEQVTGFAFGMGLDRLAMILHGISDIRHLIENDVRFLQQF
- the pheT gene encoding phenylalanine--tRNA ligase subunit beta is translated as MQVSLSWLSTHLDLSGYTTAQLSDLLTFAGIEVEGIEEKGVASDKVVVARIDSFVQHPNADKLSVCQVDDGSGTLRQIVCGAKNFKAGDKVPLALPGAVLPGGFTIKEGKLRDVVSNGMMCSGKEIGLGEDTGGLMILDASLPTGKPLKEIIASDTVFDLEITPNRPDLLSHLGLARELAALTGLPLKGERDHAQATAGTRVAKDAEVSLQDTDGCSYYTARIIKGIKVGPSPEWLKSRLESIGLRPINNVVDITNYVLMEMGQPLHAFDLDKLQGGIVVRRAAEGEKILALDGSEPTLLAEDLVIADSQRPVAIAGVMGGEETGVTETTVNMLLESAYFTPSGIRRTSRRLGIHSDSSYRFERGVDPQQVQGASELAVKLILEIAGGTVEETVAVAGEAPVLVNDVTLDEARAHRLLGMPDLKAEEAHAILTKLGLNKTSEADGQTVWSIPSYRLDLVRGVDLVEEVARVVGLDRVPSRNVAVLANGDATDRQYDHVMQLRLALANRGYHEAQTLRLISTAQIGDSLGHANPTSVSVALKNPLSEDHTTLRPSLIPGLLSTAALNIRQGAQRLRFFESGRVFLKLPNGQTREEDRISILLSGPAATSSWHGKEPKAVDAFDLRGLIESLPGVTSLEVKPLADNGSFLLHHELKAGNRVLGWIAQLHPARARQIDARHPVYVAELLLSALRQGSSGPAKFEDLPRFPAVTRDVAFELPADLANTKVNTFFNGIKEPLLMKTELFDVFADPTGAKLPADRKSLAWTLTYRSADKTLETAEVDAAHARILAALEKALPATIRR
- a CDS encoding vWA domain-containing protein: MNPTTETSLRFTGDYPALAVWGLAFGLAAAMWFLYRREVRLLSSPLAWVPAALRSAAVFLAVLVLSGPVLRNETTMRQLGRVILAIDTSASMNLEDDPPTADGEPPPTRSEARITRAQKLLLGGTSPLLDKLKETQDVELVLLRGGQTQRLWWHRQGGKDTSGEMPQSFDVPADAATTNLDSVLSEAVAPVSPGTALVLFSDGQHNGPGSPEEFASTMRQSGVPIFTIGFGSEIPPPDLSILNVLTAESVFAEENLQGRILVSDSLPAGTPAQVRITSASKTLWEQNFSAEGKGERRFDFTIPVKELPENSATANDKTLRRLNVQVAVLGERSNIEKTRANNNREIALHLLSKKRKVLILDGRPRWETRYIHNHFDRDDRWEVKLVFNDYAEKSDSSALRKNFPQTREELLTYDLILLGDVSVSNFSSQQLDWLVEFVEKRGGGLILIDGAHGHLRTWAQGKTAPLMPIVWTENAATSALKKISWKLSSDGERETALRLSDSPSANSTLWPTLPAMRWFSVAKALPGSTILAHFQAANLPTDEGLPAAVFRPAGAGAVLYIGTDDLWRWRYQVGDLYHQRLWMQLAAWISAPPFQAEDRRFSIGTDHLRYTPGEPSEIRVRVRDSSGNLMSQAEPRAFLYHEGKEVATLQLEPDPTHFGIYRTLTPPLKSGSYEVAVAENASAPRSDLRLSLHVADPGNPEWATLTMNRPLLETMATVTGGRFLREEQAASELPQLLKSVDRKQSTVNETLLWSSWWWFGAIISLLTAEWLLRKRLRLV
- a CDS encoding FAD-dependent oxidoreductase yields the protein MNRFRYFISTLAMWGVAVSSLSASDPIKTEYDLVVVEATPGGIATAVRAAREGLSVLLLNRTQHLGGILANGLGVWDTQYEGKRSPIYDEVRRSIMEHYRTTYGEKSPQYQAAQPGKSGHTNGRFEARVAERILTELVHREPNITVLKGFVPVKLEREGRLLTKLHLAAWGQPDTPLEIQAASYADCSYEGDLLPLAGVEYRVGRESRDEYQEPHAGRIYMQASKTPPDEATAQMAEKHDRLNLRQFPGFQIIVKPESTGEGDSNVQAFNYRTTLTSDPANRLPVEKPADYDPEFLKTLEFGSIVSPLPNQKIGWNRPQLIGPHQAYVEGDWKTRRQVMDQHWNATMGLLYFLQNDPSVTPERRKFFGAYGLAKDEFVDNGHRPHEFYVREARRLRGRYVITQHDFMLKLGADRAPAHADSIAFAEWYMDTHACTPGKVGTSLDEGKMMLHHETFPAQVPYRALLPSEVDNLIVPVCVSSTHVAWGAIRLEPIWMQIGESAGYACALAKQTETTLAGVETIHLVRKLAESRSMISFFNDVDVSRAQDGGTAALIFAGRGFFPGYDAKLGAPATEALAKVWLTEALVPIPEDAVAEQMKQRVQEAEMMESPPLTREAWERIGGPSSMPTPTNPQTALDVLSRGDLLDELLARMRW
- the eno gene encoding phosphopyruvate hydratase: MDDLTIVAVTGREVLDSRGNPTVEVDVMLEGGAIGRAAVPSGASTGEHEALELRDGDKKRYLGKGVLKAVDSVNNEIADAIIGSSALDQVAIDKAMLEIDGTPTKAKLGANAILGASLATAKAAAAALGQPLYKYIGGPNAKVLPVPMMNIINGGAHSDAPIDFQEFMIMPKGAPTFSEALRYGAEVFHALKKILHDLGLNTAVGDEGGFAPTLKSASHALEVIAQAIEKAGYTMGEDIFIALDVASSEFYDKAKGKYVFKKSDKSERTAEELVAYYAELKKNFPIISIEDGCAENDWAGWKHLTDALGATTQLVGDDLFVTNTKFLQKGIDNKTANSILVKVNQIGSLTETLDAVDLAHRHGYTAVMSHRSGETEDYTIADLAVATNCGQIKTGSLSRSDRIAKYNQLLRIEQELADDAIFGGRMKV